A region of the Pseudomonas anguilliseptica genome:
CAGGCCGATCTCGACGCACCGCTGATTGTCACCTGCTACCACGGCAACTCCAGCCAGAGCGCAGCGGCCTATCTGGTTGGCCAGGGTTTCAGTGAGGTCTACAGCCTCGATGGCGGCTTTGAACTGTGGCGCGCCACTTTCCCCAACGACACCGCGCACAGTTCGGAAGAATAATTTTTTCACCGCCCAGGCCGCACCAGCTGTGGCCTGCCGGGCATTGCCGACCAACGGTAATATCCTGTTATCGTTGCGCGGCCCTTGACCTCGCCGATTCCGAACTATCCTTTAGCTCAGGCCATCCAAAACAAGGTAGAGCCGGCCAAACGGCATCGGGCCATCGGTAAGAACCTGTTCAAGGTCTCGCGAGCTAGAGTCATGCAAGGCAAGAACAGGCGAGGAAGCGGAGTTTACTGATGTAAATGAGCATTCCGAGCCTGTTCTTAACGCAGCAGGATCGACGCGCAGCAGACGTTGGACAAGTTCTAAGATTATTAGGTGTTCTGGGGGTTTATCCCGGCGGCATCCGCACCGGGGCTACCAAGCGCCTGACCGAACCCGCACCGGCTCTGCGCATCGAGCGAGGTGAAGTCATGAGCATTTTCAGCCACTTCCAACAACGTTTCGAAGCGACTCGCCAGGAGGAGCTCTGCCTCCAGGAGTACCTCGAACTGTGCAAACAGGATCGCAGCGCCTACGCCTCGGCAGCCGAACGCCTGCTGCTGGCCATTGGCGAGCCTGAACTACTCGACACCTCAACCGACCCACGGCTTTCGCGGATCTTCTCCAACAAAGTGATCCGCCGTTACCCGGCCTTTGCCGACTTCCATGGCATGGAAGAATGCATCGACCAGATCGTCTCCTACTTCCGTCATGCCGCTCAGGGCCTGGAAGAGAAGAAACAGATCCTTTATCTACTCGGCCCAGTGGGCGGCGGTAAATCGTCCCTGGCGGAAAAGCTCAAGCACCTGATCGAGAAAGTACCGTTCTACGCGATCAAAGGCTCGCCAGTGTTCGAGTCACCGCTCGGTCTGTTCAGCGACGCCGAAGACGGCACCATCCTCGAAGAGGATTACG
Encoded here:
- the glpE gene encoding thiosulfate sulfurtransferase GlpE codes for the protein MSEFKRIPPEQAQALRQQGAVVVDIRDPQSFAAGHISGSQHLDNHSLHAFITQADLDAPLIVTCYHGNSSQSAAAYLVGQGFSEVYSLDGGFELWRATFPNDTAHSSEE